The Pan troglodytes isolate AG18354 chromosome 1, NHGRI_mPanTro3-v2.0_pri, whole genome shotgun sequence genome includes a region encoding these proteins:
- the TOMM20 gene encoding mitochondrial import receptor subunit TOM20 homolog, producing MVGRNSAIAAGVCGALFIGYCIYFDRKRRSDPNFKNRLRERRKKQKLAKERAGLSKLPDLKDAEAVQKFFLEEIQLGEELLAQGEYEKGVDHLTNAIAVCGQPQQLLQVLQQTLPPPVFQMLLTKLPTISQRIVSAQSLAEDDVE from the exons ATGGTGGGTCGGAACAGTGCCATCGCCGCCGGTGTATGCGGGGCCCTTTTCATTGGGTACTGCATCTACTTCGATCGCAAAAGACGAAGTGACCCCAACTTCAAGAACAGGCTTCGAGAAC gaagaaagaaacagaagcttGCCAAGGAGAGAGCTGGGCTTTCCAAG ttaCCTGACCTTAAAGATGCTGAAGCTGTTCAGAAGTTCTTCCTTGAAGAAATACAGCTTGGTGAAGAGTTACTAGCTCAAG GTGAATATGAGAAGGGCGTAGACCATCTGACAAATGCAATTGCTGTGTGTGGACAGCCACAGCAGTTACTGCAGGTCTTACAGCAAACTCTTCCACCACCAGTGTTCCAGATGCTTCTGACTAAGCTCCCAACAATTAGTCAG agaattGTAAGTGCTCAGAGCTTGGCTGAAGATGATGTGGAATGA